One window of Leptotrichia trevisanii DSM 22070 genomic DNA carries:
- a CDS encoding ABC transporter permease encodes MIKNKIKDFLPSIIAVLIALIIGGMIMITKGVNPFTAYIDMMRAAFYQTSPRSPLFSGLAKTLFIATPLIFSALATMVAFKAGLFNIGMQGQMIAGGLAATFWAITFRNYVFGNVFVVIAVAIIAGFLWAGIAGLLRAKFGVSEVISTIMLNYIIIEVQNFLLNGPLKDPTSQNTQSPRVFEGARLPLLFAKITKQNLNFGFIIAILLTIGVYFFFKYFKKGYEIKAVGQSDTVAENAGINPRHIMFLAMGIAGACAGLGGAERVLGGASQYTYTELIMGDYGFTGLAVALLGKNNPFGILVAAIFYAALEVGGQMLQQRYQIDKDIVFIVQALIIIFVASENLFKFMLNKKKAA; translated from the coding sequence ATGATTAAAAATAAGATAAAGGATTTTCTACCATCTATAATTGCAGTATTAATCGCATTAATTATTGGTGGAATGATAATGATAACAAAAGGCGTAAATCCATTTACAGCCTACATTGATATGATGCGAGCAGCTTTTTATCAAACTTCTCCGAGATCTCCGTTATTCAGCGGACTTGCAAAGACATTATTTATTGCGACACCATTAATATTTTCGGCACTTGCCACAATGGTAGCCTTTAAAGCGGGATTATTTAACATAGGAATGCAGGGGCAAATGATTGCAGGAGGGCTTGCTGCTACTTTCTGGGCAATCACATTTAGAAATTATGTTTTTGGGAATGTATTTGTTGTAATAGCTGTGGCTATAATTGCAGGGTTTTTGTGGGCTGGAATAGCTGGACTGTTACGTGCAAAATTTGGAGTAAGTGAAGTAATCAGTACGATTATGTTAAACTACATTATAATTGAAGTACAAAATTTCTTGTTAAATGGGCCTTTAAAGGATCCTACTTCACAAAATACACAATCTCCACGTGTTTTTGAAGGGGCAAGATTGCCATTACTTTTTGCAAAGATTACAAAACAGAACTTAAATTTCGGTTTTATAATAGCAATTCTTCTGACAATAGGAGTTTATTTCTTTTTCAAATATTTCAAAAAAGGATATGAAATAAAAGCAGTTGGGCAAAGTGATACAGTTGCTGAAAATGCAGGAATCAATCCAAGACATATTATGTTTTTGGCAATGGGAATTGCTGGAGCGTGTGCTGGACTTGGAGGAGCTGAACGTGTTTTAGGTGGAGCTTCTCAATACACATATACAGAACTTATAATGGGAGATTATGGATTTACAGGACTTGCAGTAGCACTTCTTGGAAAAAATAACCCATTTGGAATATTAGTTGCGGCTATATTTTATGCGGCACTTGAAGTTGGGGGACAAATGTTACAACAAAGATATCAGATTGACAAGGATATTGTATTTATTGTACAAGCGTTAATCATAATTTTTGTAGCATCAGAAAATTTATTTAAATTTATGCTTAATAAAAAGAAAGCAGCATAA
- a CDS encoding class I SAM-dependent methyltransferase: MTKSYQEINAETINRWIEEGWEWGQPISHETYLNAKNGDWNVLLTPVNPVPHEWFGNLKDKKILGLASGGGQQMPIFVALGANCTILDYSDKQLEAEKMVAEREKYEIEIIKADMTKKLPFADNSFDIIFHPVSNSYIEKVEPVFKECYRILKKGGILLCGLDIGTNYTVDEKEEKIINSLPFNPLVNEEQRKQLEEQDCGVQFSHTISEQIGGQLKAGFRLTDIYDDTNGFGRLHELNIASFVATRAIKE; this comes from the coding sequence ATGACAAAATCTTATCAGGAAATAAATGCAGAAACAATTAATCGCTGGATTGAAGAAGGCTGGGAATGGGGACAGCCAATTAGCCACGAAACTTATTTGAATGCTAAGAATGGCGATTGGAATGTTCTCTTGACACCAGTCAATCCTGTACCGCACGAATGGTTTGGAAACTTAAAAGATAAAAAAATATTAGGACTGGCTTCTGGTGGTGGACAGCAAATGCCTATATTTGTTGCTTTGGGTGCAAACTGCACTATTTTGGATTATTCAGATAAACAGCTGGAAGCTGAAAAAATGGTTGCAGAACGTGAAAAATATGAAATAGAAATTATCAAAGCTGATATGACAAAAAAATTACCATTTGCAGATAACAGTTTTGACATAATTTTTCATCCAGTAAGCAACTCCTATATCGAAAAAGTTGAACCGGTATTTAAAGAATGCTACCGAATCTTGAAAAAAGGTGGAATTTTATTGTGCGGACTGGATATTGGAACAAATTATACTGTAGATGAAAAGGAAGAAAAAATCATCAATAGTCTTCCATTCAACCCATTAGTCAATGAAGAGCAAAGAAAACAGCTGGAAGAACAGGACTGTGGAGTTCAATTTTCTCACACAATATCAGAACAGATAGGCGGACAGTTAAAAGCTGGATTTAGACTAACAGATATTTACGATGATACAAATGGATTTGGAAGGTTGCATGAACTTAATATTGCAAGTTTTGTGGCGACAAGAGCAATAAAAGAATAA
- a CDS encoding ABC transporter permease, with amino-acid sequence MNILQQIFNLLQQTIIIAPPILITAVGACISERSGIVNIGLEGIMLSSAFATAVANITTGNPYLGIISGMIVGVLISLIHAVISINLKGNQIISGVAINLFAAAITSYSIKAIYKTAGSTPLAKSLANRPLMIIIIYAIAIAMYFFLYKTVLGLRIRSVGEHPLAADTVGISVYKTRYIAVLISGALAGLGGAYLTAVLLPSFSNNMSAGRGYIALAAMIFGKWNPIGAILASLLFAFGQAFADISKTIGLPISQQFLTMIPYILTLLALVGFVGKSKAPKASGLPYEK; translated from the coding sequence ATGAATATATTACAACAAATATTTAATTTATTGCAGCAGACAATAATAATCGCACCTCCAATTCTTATAACAGCCGTAGGAGCATGTATTTCTGAAAGAAGTGGAATTGTTAATATTGGACTTGAAGGAATTATGCTAAGTTCAGCATTTGCAACAGCAGTTGCTAATATAACTACAGGGAATCCATATTTAGGAATAATTTCTGGAATGATAGTGGGAGTTTTAATTTCACTAATTCATGCAGTAATAAGTATTAATCTTAAAGGAAATCAAATTATAAGTGGAGTTGCAATAAATTTATTTGCAGCTGCGATAACTTCATATTCTATAAAAGCCATCTATAAAACTGCTGGAAGTACTCCATTGGCAAAGTCATTGGCAAATCGTCCATTAATGATAATCATAATCTATGCAATTGCCATAGCAATGTATTTCTTCTTATATAAAACAGTTTTAGGATTGAGAATTCGTTCCGTTGGAGAACATCCGTTAGCGGCCGATACAGTTGGAATAAGTGTTTATAAGACAAGGTACATTGCTGTGCTTATATCAGGTGCATTAGCAGGACTTGGTGGGGCTTATCTTACAGCTGTACTGCTTCCGTCTTTTTCAAACAACATGTCAGCAGGGCGTGGATATATCGCCTTGGCAGCAATGATTTTTGGGAAATGGAATCCGATAGGAGCAATTTTAGCAAGTTTATTATTCGCTTTTGGACAAGCATTCGCCGACATTTCCAAAACAATAGGACTCCCAATATCTCAGCAATTTTTGACAATGATACCATATATTTTGACATTGTTGGCCTTAGTTGGATTTGTAGGAAAATCGAAAGCACCGAAGGCATCAGGATTGCCATATGAAAAATAA
- the adhP gene encoding alcohol dehydrogenase AdhP — translation MKAVVVNKEGTGIEVVEKELRGLKAGEALVDVEYCGVCHTDLHVAHGDFGKVPGRVLGHEGIGIVREVADGVTSLKPGDRVSIAWFFEGCGKCEYCINGQETLCRDVINAGYSADGGMAEQCIVTADYAVKVPEELDPAQASSITCAGVTTYKAIKVGKPQPGQWVVIYGAGGLGNLAVQYAKKVFNTHVIAVDINDDKLALAKEVGADYIINGAKEDPVAKIKELSGLGAHIAVVTAVSKVAFNQGIDSVRAAGKVVAVGLPSETMDLPIVKTVLDGIEVIGSLVGTREDLREAFQFGAEGLVVPVVQTRNIDEAPEIFKEMEEGTIQGRMVIDMHSHSCGCGHKH, via the coding sequence ATGAAAGCAGTAGTAGTTAATAAAGAAGGAACTGGAATAGAAGTTGTAGAAAAAGAATTAAGAGGGTTAAAAGCGGGAGAAGCGTTAGTTGATGTGGAATATTGCGGTGTTTGCCATACTGATTTACATGTGGCTCATGGAGATTTTGGAAAAGTTCCAGGAAGAGTTTTGGGACATGAAGGAATTGGAATTGTAAGAGAAGTTGCTGATGGTGTGACATCTTTGAAACCTGGAGATAGAGTAAGTATTGCCTGGTTCTTTGAAGGATGTGGAAAATGTGAATACTGTATCAATGGACAGGAAACATTGTGTAGAGATGTAATAAATGCAGGATATTCTGCTGATGGAGGAATGGCTGAACAATGTATCGTTACAGCTGATTATGCGGTAAAAGTTCCAGAAGAATTGGATCCAGCTCAAGCCAGCAGTATCACTTGTGCAGGAGTTACAACTTATAAGGCAATAAAAGTTGGAAAACCTCAACCAGGACAATGGGTAGTAATTTACGGTGCTGGAGGATTAGGAAACTTGGCAGTTCAATATGCTAAAAAAGTATTTAATACTCATGTAATCGCTGTTGATATAAACGATGATAAATTAGCACTTGCTAAAGAAGTTGGAGCTGACTATATAATAAATGGTGCAAAAGAAGATCCTGTTGCAAAAATTAAGGAATTAAGTGGGCTTGGAGCTCATATTGCTGTAGTTACTGCTGTATCAAAAGTTGCATTTAATCAAGGTATTGATTCAGTAAGAGCCGCTGGAAAAGTTGTTGCAGTTGGACTTCCATCAGAAACTATGGACTTGCCAATCGTAAAAACAGTATTAGATGGTATCGAAGTAATCGGATCGCTTGTTGGAACAAGGGAAGACTTAAGAGAAGCATTCCAATTTGGAGCAGAAGGATTGGTTGTTCCAGTAGTTCAAACAAGAAATATCGACGAAGCTCCTGAAATTTTTAAAGAAATGGAAGAAGGAACAATTCAGGGACGTATGGTAATCGATATGCACTCACATTCTTGTGGTTGTGGACACAAACACTAA
- the rapZ gene encoding RNase adapter RapZ, producing the protein MEDEGEKKELVIITGMSGAGKSETMNFFEDREYFCIDNFPISLFQYLNEIFLSNKKRNKVAVAIDIRNQEFIEQFLKQLEFLDKNRIDYEIIYLDARTNVLLSRYELSRRKHPLNLYDTLLENIEAERKIIKDFMLKADLVIDTTKTSVKELQKILEKEYSGKKAKLSVNLTSFGFKNGIPLDLHLMFDLRFLPNPYYIEDLKHKTGNHKDVMDYVMGLEESREFYKMLLDMLEYLIPKYEKDGKSHLRIGIGCSGGQHRSATFVNMLHKDLSERLEYKITKFHREIGDKTEV; encoded by the coding sequence ATGGAAGATGAAGGAGAAAAAAAAGAGCTTGTTATAATAACAGGGATGAGTGGTGCAGGAAAATCAGAAACAATGAATTTTTTTGAGGACAGGGAATATTTCTGTATTGATAATTTTCCAATAAGTTTGTTTCAATATCTGAATGAAATATTTCTAAGTAACAAAAAAAGAAATAAAGTTGCAGTTGCAATAGATATAAGAAATCAGGAATTTATAGAGCAGTTTTTAAAGCAGCTTGAATTTCTGGATAAAAACAGAATAGACTATGAGATTATATATCTTGATGCCAGAACCAACGTACTTCTTAGTAGATATGAGCTTTCCAGAAGAAAACACCCTTTAAATTTATATGATACGCTGCTTGAAAATATAGAGGCTGAAAGGAAAATAATTAAGGACTTTATGTTAAAGGCGGATTTGGTTATAGACACGACTAAAACGTCTGTAAAGGAACTTCAGAAAATACTGGAAAAGGAATATTCAGGGAAAAAAGCAAAATTAAGTGTAAATCTAACTTCTTTTGGTTTTAAGAACGGAATCCCGCTGGATTTGCATTTGATGTTTGACTTGAGATTTTTGCCAAATCCTTATTACATCGAAGATTTAAAGCATAAAACAGGAAATCATAAGGACGTTATGGATTATGTAATGGGGCTTGAAGAAAGCAGGGAATTTTATAAAATGCTTCTTGATATGCTTGAATATCTGATACCAAAGTATGAGAAAGACGGGAAGTCACATTTGCGTATAGGAATAGGATGTTCAGGAGGGCAGCACAGATCTGCAACTTTTGTAAATATGCTGCATAAAGATTTGTCCGAAAGGCTGGAATACAAGATAACAAAATTCCATAGGGAAATAGGTGATAAAACGGAGGTATAA
- a CDS encoding GNAT family N-acetyltransferase has protein sequence MNIRKAKIEDLDEITAIEATCFPASEAATRESFEGRLAVYPDYFWILEDEGKDGNKKIVSFVNGMATDSPNLSDEMYENPNLHNEKGNWQIIFGVNTLPEYRKRGYAEKLINELIFEAKSKGRKGVVLTCKDKLVSYYSKFGFENEGVSESVHGGAVWYEMRLKF, from the coding sequence ATGAACATTAGAAAGGCAAAAATAGAAGATTTGGATGAGATAACGGCAATAGAAGCGACGTGTTTTCCAGCAAGTGAAGCTGCAACTAGGGAATCTTTTGAAGGAAGATTGGCTGTTTATCCTGATTATTTCTGGATTCTTGAAGATGAAGGAAAAGATGGAAATAAAAAAATTGTAAGTTTTGTGAATGGAATGGCAACAGATAGTCCAAATTTGTCAGATGAAATGTATGAAAATCCTAATTTACATAACGAAAAAGGAAATTGGCAAATAATTTTTGGAGTGAATACGCTGCCTGAATATAGAAAGAGAGGATATGCTGAAAAATTAATCAATGAGCTTATTTTTGAGGCAAAAAGTAAAGGCAGAAAAGGGGTAGTCTTAACTTGTAAAGATAAACTTGTTTCATATTATTCAAAATTTGGTTTTGAAAATGAAGGAGTTTCAGAGTCTGTTCATGGCGGTGCTGTCTGGTATGAAATGAGATTGAAATTTTAA
- the uvrC gene encoding excinuclease ABC subunit UvrC, protein MEEEIKSPIKYKDIPTHPGVYLMKNERGKIIYVGKAKNLQNRVKSYFMNVNSHNQKTLELVKNIRDIEFFICKSEVEALILENNLIKKNKPKYNILLKDEKTYPYIKFTKEKFPKVEIVRSTKKLNEDAEYFGPYPMGIFFAMKSLIKIFPVRDCNRNMDKITKPCLKYYMKTCPAPCKYKDIEDEYSTNVKNFKNFLKGHSDRVIEMLESRMKKFSDEMEFERAINEREKLAVMKKMLETQIIEYSKEIDEDVFVFEEKRENVFLCVLNIREGKVINKNHIIISLERSQEENLFERLITSYYEKRNIPKHIICDERFAQSELLIKEWAKIEKHKEIKFHFPKINSRRLQLLEMGYLNLREEVDKYYRKRRMVQEGLHNLKKELRLKSLPYRIECFDISNIQGKDAVAAMTVALDGETTPKEYRHFKITVKDTPDDFLMMREALTRRYSKIENDKMPNLILIDGGKGQLGVAVDVLEKLGKIEHTDVIGIAKREEEIFKSYESEPYLFEKTDETLKILQRLRDEAHRFGITHHRKLRSKRNVKSALDDIAGIGPKRKKELIKKFGLIKNIRNATLEELMEIVPENIAISIKENL, encoded by the coding sequence ATGGAAGAAGAAATAAAGTCACCAATTAAATACAAGGATATTCCCACCCATCCAGGAGTTTATCTGATGAAAAATGAGCGTGGAAAGATTATTTATGTGGGAAAGGCGAAAAATTTGCAAAATAGGGTAAAGTCTTATTTTATGAATGTAAATTCGCATAATCAGAAAACGCTGGAATTGGTTAAAAACATTAGGGATATTGAATTTTTTATCTGTAAATCGGAAGTTGAGGCGCTTATTCTGGAAAATAATCTTATAAAGAAGAATAAGCCAAAATACAATATTTTATTAAAAGATGAAAAAACTTATCCATATATAAAATTTACAAAGGAAAAATTTCCTAAAGTGGAAATTGTGAGAAGCACGAAAAAATTAAATGAAGATGCGGAATATTTCGGGCCTTATCCGATGGGGATATTTTTTGCAATGAAATCGCTTATTAAGATATTTCCCGTGCGGGACTGCAATCGAAATATGGACAAAATTACAAAACCTTGTTTAAAATATTATATGAAAACTTGTCCTGCTCCCTGTAAATACAAGGATATTGAAGATGAGTACAGTACAAATGTAAAAAATTTCAAAAATTTTTTGAAGGGACATTCTGACAGGGTTATTGAAATGCTGGAAAGCCGAATGAAAAAGTTTAGTGATGAAATGGAATTTGAGCGTGCAATTAACGAGCGAGAAAAGCTGGCTGTGATGAAAAAAATGCTGGAAACACAGATTATTGAATATAGCAAGGAAATTGATGAAGACGTGTTTGTGTTTGAGGAAAAAAGGGAAAATGTGTTTTTGTGCGTGCTGAATATTCGGGAAGGGAAAGTTATTAATAAAAATCATATAATAATCTCGCTGGAGAGAAGTCAGGAGGAAAACCTGTTCGAGCGGCTAATTACTTCATATTATGAAAAGAGGAATATTCCAAAGCATATTATTTGTGATGAACGATTTGCGCAAAGCGAACTTTTGATAAAAGAATGGGCAAAAATTGAAAAGCATAAGGAAATAAAATTTCATTTTCCAAAAATAAACAGCCGAAGATTGCAGCTTCTGGAAATGGGATATTTAAACCTGCGTGAAGAAGTGGATAAATATTACAGAAAACGTCGTATGGTTCAGGAAGGGCTGCATAACTTGAAAAAAGAACTGCGATTAAAAAGCCTGCCTTACAGAATTGAATGTTTTGATATTTCGAATATTCAGGGAAAAGATGCGGTTGCAGCGATGACGGTGGCACTCGATGGAGAAACAACGCCAAAGGAATATAGACATTTTAAGATTACTGTAAAAGATACGCCAGATGACTTTTTAATGATGAGGGAAGCATTGACACGAAGATATTCAAAAATAGAAAATGATAAAATGCCTAATTTAATTTTAATTGACGGTGGAAAAGGGCAGCTTGGAGTGGCTGTGGATGTACTGGAAAAACTTGGAAAAATAGAGCATACCGATGTGATTGGAATTGCAAAAAGGGAAGAGGAAATTTTCAAAAGTTATGAAAGTGAGCCGTATTTATTTGAAAAAACGGATGAAACATTGAAAATTTTGCAAAGATTACGGGATGAAGCCCACAGATTTGGAATTACACATCATAGAAAGTTAAGAAGTAAACGGAATGTAAAAAGTGCATTGGATGATATTGCAGGAATTGGGCCAAAACGTAAAAAGGAATTAATAAAAAAATTTGGATTGATAAAAAATATACGGAATGCAACATTGGAGGAACTGATGGAAATCGTTCCAGAAAATATTGCTATTTCAATAAAAGAAAATTTGTAA
- a CDS encoding ABC transporter ATP-binding protein, whose product MSEYILEMKNIRKEFLGGKIVANDDITLKVKKGEIHAIVGENGAGKSTLMKILNGLYSPTSGEIFYKGEKIDIDSPTTAANLGIGMVYQHFMLIDTLTVAENMVLGFEPKKGGVFFDLNTARKQVREVSEKYGLNIDPDAKVSDLSVGIHQRIEILKILFKGAELLVFDEPSAVLTPQEVKELYEIMRNLIKEGKTIIFISHKLQEVLDLSDNITVIRRGSDVGELKTVEATKEKIANLMVGRVVLFEVKRPDVKLGDVVVKVENLTIKSGGIEKVKDVSFEIREGEVLGIAGVQGNGQTELIEALAGLAKVDSGTYFIDNDELENKTPKLIKEKGLSHIPEDRHKRATIDDFTMEENMALGLQDQYSKGVLLDYNEIEKKTDEYIEKYDIRPTDGKIKFGGLSGGNQQKVVVARELERENKFIIAAQPTRGVDIGAIEMIHNTILNEKTQKKAIMLVSAELSEIMALSDRIAVMYSGRIVGILDRKDATTEKLGILMAGGKIDD is encoded by the coding sequence ATGAGTGAATATATTTTGGAAATGAAAAATATACGAAAAGAATTTTTGGGTGGAAAAATTGTCGCAAATGATGATATTACGCTGAAGGTGAAAAAAGGGGAGATTCATGCGATTGTTGGAGAAAATGGAGCTGGAAAATCTACACTTATGAAGATTTTGAACGGACTATATTCTCCGACTTCTGGCGAGATTTTTTACAAGGGGGAGAAAATTGACATTGACAGTCCTACAACTGCGGCAAATTTGGGAATTGGGATGGTTTATCAGCATTTTATGCTAATTGATACCTTGACGGTTGCTGAAAATATGGTTCTGGGATTTGAACCTAAAAAGGGTGGAGTTTTTTTTGACTTGAATACTGCGAGAAAGCAAGTTAGGGAAGTTTCTGAAAAGTATGGGCTGAATATTGATCCAGATGCAAAAGTATCGGATTTGTCAGTTGGGATCCATCAAAGAATTGAAATTTTGAAAATATTGTTTAAAGGTGCTGAATTACTGGTATTTGATGAGCCGAGTGCGGTGCTTACACCACAGGAAGTAAAGGAACTTTATGAGATTATGAGAAATCTTATAAAAGAGGGAAAAACGATTATTTTTATTTCACATAAATTACAGGAAGTGCTTGATTTATCAGATAATATTACAGTTATTCGTCGTGGAAGCGACGTTGGGGAACTAAAAACTGTGGAAGCTACAAAGGAAAAAATTGCCAATCTTATGGTTGGACGTGTTGTGCTGTTCGAAGTGAAACGTCCAGATGTAAAACTTGGGGATGTAGTTGTAAAAGTTGAGAATTTGACAATAAAAAGTGGAGGCATTGAGAAAGTTAAGGATGTTTCATTTGAAATCCGTGAAGGTGAAGTGCTGGGAATAGCCGGAGTACAGGGAAATGGACAGACTGAACTTATTGAGGCTTTGGCAGGACTTGCAAAAGTTGATAGTGGAACATATTTTATAGATAACGATGAGCTGGAAAACAAGACACCAAAACTTATTAAGGAAAAAGGACTTTCCCACATACCTGAAGACAGACATAAAAGGGCGACTATTGATGATTTTACAATGGAAGAAAATATGGCTTTGGGACTTCAGGATCAGTATTCTAAGGGAGTATTGCTGGATTATAACGAAATTGAGAAAAAAACTGATGAATACATAGAAAAATATGATATTAGGCCAACGGATGGAAAAATCAAGTTTGGCGGACTGTCTGGTGGAAATCAGCAGAAAGTTGTTGTAGCAAGGGAGCTGGAGCGTGAAAATAAATTTATTATTGCGGCACAGCCTACAAGGGGAGTCGATATTGGTGCAATTGAGATGATACACAATACGATTTTGAATGAAAAAACTCAGAAAAAGGCGATAATGCTTGTTTCGGCAGAGTTATCAGAAATAATGGCGTTAAGTGACAGAATTGCGGTAATGTATTCAGGAAGAATTGTAGGAATTTTGGATAGAAAAGACGCAACAACAGAAAAATTAGGAATATTAATGGCAGGAGGGAAAATAGATGATTAA